From the genome of Triticum aestivum cultivar Chinese Spring chromosome 3B, IWGSC CS RefSeq v2.1, whole genome shotgun sequence, one region includes:
- the LOC123064844 gene encoding probable periplasmic serine endoprotease DegP-like: MMGAVTERSNNKRTMAADPISRDDPLAKKKKVVDLGSDSDEDLPNPSQWAGVNPDSFSDDYLAKMEKARLDEESAPRPVKIATLNYYKPATRFHTIELFPVRRSGSKAVLLAAKFLLGISSSLDGEPLRRCSGFWVDWDEEKKTGLVLTTARLIRTKDAPYSVWSGGEEYATDADVTVHLLNGTSAKGQLVYLQPHYDLAFLSVQMDQPINLPSLNEKDVEFAQEVFRLGRDNSLNLRITYARAEYLNPTMFERHHNVYLRSPDGHGDDNEFDYGGPVIDLCGEVVGMVNDPKRFGSFIPSSILLNCLDSWKKYQHIARPHLGMMFKDIKLLEPAHVDMLWRKFNIDDGLIVQEVSGGSPAEKFGIQKGDIIESFSGKPVSSTIELENTLMSIYKGTLDAEVHISVGVFHTLEEQRSTVDLTAKLSELGEVIKRGPTDS, translated from the exons ATGATGGGTGCGGTTACGGAGAGATCCAACAACAAAAGAACCATGGCGGCCGATCCGATCAGTCGAGACGACCCcttggccaagaagaagaaggtggtggatcTGGGGAGCGACAGCGACGAGGACTTGCCCAATCCGTCACAGTGGGCGGGGGTTAACCCTGATTCCTTCAGCGATGACTACTTGGCCAAGATGGAAAAGGCCAGACTCGACGAAGAATCAG CTCCCCGCCCTGTGAAAATTGCCACGCTCAACTACTACAAACCTGCCACCAGGTTTCACACCATCGAGCTTTTCCCCGTCCGTCGATCCGGAAGCAAGGCCGTGCTCCTCGCTGCGAAATTTCTTCTAGGGATTTCATCCTCTCTCG ATGGTGAACCGCTCAGACGGTGCTCTGGCTTCTGGGTCGATTGGGATGAGGAGAAGAAAACTGGCCTTGTTTTGACAACTGCGCGGCTGATTCGCACAAAGGATGCTCCTTACAGTGTCTGGTCAGGCGGTGAAGAGTATGCTACAGATGCTGAT GTCACTGTTCATTTGCTAAATGGCACCAGTGCAAAGGGCCAGCTGGTCTATCTCCAGCCCCACTACGATCTCGCTTTCCTGAGTGTTCAGATGGATCAACCAATCAACTTACCATCTTTGAATGAAAAAGATGTAGAATTTGCTCAAGAGGTTTTTCGGCTCGGAAGAGACAATTCCTTAAATCTAAGGATAACATATGCCAGGGCAGAATATTTGAATCCAACCATGTTTGAGCGGCACCACAATGTATACCTCCGTTCTCCAGATGGCCATGGTGATGATAATGAG TTTGACTATGGGGGGCCAGTTATTGACCTGTGTGGAGAAGTTGTCGGAATGGTCAACGACCCTAAGAGATTTGGGTCTTTTATACCTTCTTCCATTTTGCTCAATTGTTTGGATTCATGGAAGAAATATCA GCACATCGCCCGGcctcatcttggaatgatgtttaAGGACATCAAACTTCTAGAACCTGCTCATGTTGACATGTTATGGCGTAAGTTTAACATTGATGATGGTCTTATTGTTCAAGAG GTGTCGGGAGGATCTCCTGCTGAGAAATTTGGAATCCAAAAAGGTGATATTATTGAATCTTTCAGTGGAAAGCCTGTTTCTTCCACAATTGAG CTGGAAAATACACTGATGAGCATATACAAGGGAACCTTAGATGCTGAAGTTCATATTTCT GTTGGGGTGTTTCACACACTCGAAGAACAACGGAGCACTGTAGACTTAACTGCAAAATTATCAGAACTTGGAGAGGTTATTAAAAGAG GTCCTACAGACTCTTGA